The DNA segment CTCACCTTAAAATATGCCGACCGTGTCCTCCTATTGTTCGATGGTGAATTGATTTTCGATGGAGCACCTCATACTGCTTTCGCTAATCCCAATCTTTTGCAGCGGGCATCGCTGTGTTGAACGCGAGATTCTCCCTGCTTGATGATTGTTATGAAATATGTTATACTTGCGTTAAAAGGGGGATTCGTATGGTTACCCGGGAAGAGATTCAAGCGACATGTAATGACATCGTACGGGAATTCGCACCGCTCCAAGTAATTCTCTTCGGCTCCTATGCGTATGGCACGCCTACGGAAGATTCCGATGTAGATATGCTTGTCGTGATGGACGTTCCGAAGTCGGAGTTTACTCGTAAAGCTATTGAGATACGGCAACGGATTCCCTACCGTTTCGGTCTGGACCTCTGGGTTCGCTCTCCAGAAGAAATTGCGTATCGCGTCTCATATAACGACTGGTTTCTCCGCGAGATCACCGAAAAAGGGGAATTGCTCCATGGATTCGAGGCAGACTGCAACGTCAAAAACCTACAATTCACACATTACGGGACAAACCTCGCCGAAACGGAGAAGAATGGCATGAACCCATTGACCTTGGAGTGGATAGAAAAGGCTGAAGAAGATTATAATGCGGCGAAATGGCTTCAACAATCACCAAATCCGCTCCATAACTCTATCTGTTTTCATGTCCAACAGTGTATTGAAAAATATTTAAAGGCATGGCTGCAGGAGGCAAACATCCACACTCCCAGGACACATAACCTTCAAGAATTACTGGACCTGATTGTTCAATCACTTCCGACTTGGGCCCGTTGGCAATCTGACTTTAAAATAATCACAGCGTATGCAGTGGATCCCCGCTATCCGGGGGATTCAGCAACATCTGACAATACGCAGCATGCGATGCACATCTGCAATGAAGTGCGTCAAGCCGTTCGAGCGCATCTGAAACTAACAATACTTGTGCTCGAATAAGGGAAAAAATTAAGTTGTTCTTATTTCGCAAAAGAATTGACTTTCCATAGTAAATAGAATATAATTCAAACTGATGTTTGGACAATTTATTTCTGATTTCTGTTGCGTTTTCAAAGCATTAGTGATTTTCCTAAAAGTTGTGGATAGCGATTGACATCGCAGAGGTACACGCCGTGATGCGTACTTTTTTAAAATGGTACACCCTTTTCGACCTAAAACTGTGTCTGTAAAGTACGGTGAGAAAGGCATCCAGTTTGAACGATTTCCGTTAGATGGGTGTCAAACAACTGTGTTAGGTTCTCGGCATCGGCAACTGTGAAGTTCAGAGGCAGCCATCAATTTTTGTTTGAATCAACTTTCACAAGTGTTTTAAATTTAGCGTTAGAATACTATTCAAATGGGAAAAAAATGAGAATTCAGTCCATGTTTTACAGATTAGTTGTTTTGATGGTAGCTCTAACCTTCATCGCACCTTTTGTCCTTTCCGCTCAACAGAATTTGGGGCAGACCGAAACTAAAGGGAGTGATGCTGTCTTATTGATCGGAGCTTACCAAGGTATTGATGAAACCGATGCCCAGAGTGCAGCACTGTTAATTGCTCTTGAATTACGCAAACAAGGTATATCCGTTGGCGACCCGGTTTATGAAGCAGATACCTCGGCGAGCGTATATCGAATTTCTTTTCGTCGTTTAGGTGGAAAGATACTGGTACACCTCACTCAGGAAACTCCTATAGGAACAATTATTATTGAGCGGCAGCTCTGGATTACCAGTATTGAAGAGATCATTGAAGCCGCACCCAGAGTGGTTGAGGCACTCGTCCACAAGAAGTCTATCGGATCTACGGTTGACATTGAGAGTGTGGTTGCAGATGATGCCCCGGTGTTAAGGAAGATATCCGGTGAGTCCCTCTGGACTATAGGGCTTTTCGGCACTTCGGTCCCAGGTACAAACTTCAATGGCGAACTTGGCTTTGAGGCAGGTTTGTCTTATCAAATGCCAACCTATGCTGTAGAAACCGAGCTTCGGATGACCGGCGGCGAATCTGGGAATGATAGTTTCGTTTTTGTCACTTGGTCGATTGGTGGTCGTTACTTCTTCAGCAAACGAAATATCTCCCCTTATGTAGGAGGCGGATTAGCCCTAGCTGGTGTTAACTATGAAACGAGAATAGAAAGAGAATATGACCGGTTCTGGGGCGGGTCTTACTACGATTCTAAGTCAGAAGGGGATACTGGCATGGGGGGCTATGTCATCGGTGGAGTAGAGATGCTACGTCTCTCCCGGAATCGCTTGACACTTGAATTACGAGTAGATAGAACTTTATTTCGGTTGCCAACCCAAGATGTGATGCCAATAACACTGGGTATCTTCTTTTCCAGTAATCATATTCTGGGTGATTTTGGACTGTTTTGATTTCAGAACCGAAGTGCCTCAAACCTTTTGACCCAGAAGGAGATTTTTTCGTGAAAATTAAGTTAATGTCCCTATCACCATTTTTGGCATTTTTAATGGCGGGGCTTATCTTTAGCTCACCTTTTGTGTCCCTCGCTCAACAAAATTTAGTGCAAGCTAAAGCCATAGCCGCTGCTGAACGAGATGCTGCAGACCATGTCAATAAGTCTGTTTGGCTCTGGGCAGGCTGTCTGGGTAATATAGTTGTGTGGGCTATTGCCAGTGCCTATGAACCCAATCCACCAGCAGTGGCTCTCTTAGGGAAGTCGCCAGAATATGTCGCTGTTTATACAGATGCTTATAGGGCAGAAGTCCGTAAAATTCGGACCAGCGGAGTTAAATTGGGGTGTGCTGCTTGGGCTGCTGCTTGCTGCCTCGTATACGGGCTTCCGAGCGTAGTGGGTCTCCTAGGATCACAGTGAACTTGAAAAGCACCACGGTGGCAATCCCTATACGCTAGCCTCTCTGTGCGTCAAAACATAACAAATGCCTAAAAATCTTCCATTTGCTATAACGTTTCTGTTCACACTCCTTTTCACCGACGCACTCCAGGCAGTGCCGTTAAAAACTCTCTCTCTCGACTTTACGCGTGAGTTGACCGAGAAAGACAAAACGGAGCACATCACCGGCACACTCCATTACGACGCAAAAGCCACGCGGGTTGTCGTTGAAGTCACCCAACCGCTCAAGCAAATAATGGTTGTGAAGGACAAGGTGCTGGAGATCTATTATCCTGTGGAAAAACAGGCGTTCCGTTTTATCTCCGAAGGGCGGATTCTACTCCCGTTTGTTGAATCCATCGTTCAGTCTACGCAAGCGGAGCACGGATTGACAACGATCGGGTATACTTTGGAAAAGCACGATATCGTAGACAAGGTGCTCTATAGCTACTGGAGTCCTCCTAAGAAAGCGAAAGACCAACTCGGGGTTATTATCTTAGGGATGCAGGACGACAGACTTATC comes from the Candidatus Poribacteria bacterium genome and includes:
- a CDS encoding HEPN domain-containing protein: MNPLTLEWIEKAEEDYNAAKWLQQSPNPLHNSICFHVQQCIEKYLKAWLQEANIHTPRTHNLQELLDLIVQSLPTWARWQSDFKIITAYAVDPRYPGDSATSDNTQHAMHICNEVRQAVRAHLKLTILVLE